The Flavobacterium piscisymbiosum genome includes a region encoding these proteins:
- the murQ gene encoding N-acetylmuramic acid 6-phosphate etherase, with the protein MKNKNPETEQESLYKDLDQMSVKELLTNINTEDKKVPQIIDEQIPKIEKLVKAIVKKMQLGGRLFYIGAGTSGRIGILDASECPPTFGVPHDMIIGIIAGGDTAIRKAVENAEDDTEQAWKDLAKFEISSLDFIIGIAASGNTPYVLGALKKAKEHNIKTGSISCISNGLIAQEADYPIELIVGPEFLTGSTRMKAGTAQKLTLNMISTSVMIKLGKVKGNKMVDMQLSNEKLVKRGIKMIMEELGIEYDLAEELLQKHKSVRAVLLAQSKNQEN; encoded by the coding sequence ATGAAAAATAAAAATCCTGAAACTGAACAAGAATCTTTGTACAAAGACTTGGATCAAATGAGCGTGAAAGAACTTCTTACGAATATCAATACAGAAGACAAAAAAGTGCCGCAGATTATCGACGAGCAGATTCCTAAAATCGAAAAACTGGTTAAGGCGATTGTAAAAAAAATGCAGCTGGGCGGCAGATTATTTTATATTGGAGCAGGAACTTCGGGACGAATTGGTATTTTAGATGCATCAGAATGTCCGCCAACTTTTGGTGTGCCTCATGATATGATTATCGGAATTATTGCCGGAGGAGATACTGCCATTAGAAAAGCTGTTGAAAACGCCGAAGATGATACTGAACAAGCATGGAAAGACTTAGCTAAATTTGAAATTTCAAGTTTAGATTTTATTATCGGGATTGCAGCTTCAGGAAACACACCTTATGTTTTAGGCGCTTTGAAAAAAGCAAAAGAACACAACATTAAAACAGGAAGTATTTCGTGCATTAGCAACGGACTTATTGCGCAGGAAGCCGATTATCCTATTGAATTGATTGTAGGACCGGAATTCTTAACCGGAAGTACCAGAATGAAAGCCGGAACAGCTCAAAAACTAACCTTAAACATGATCTCTACATCTGTAATGATCAAACTGGGAAAAGTAAAAGGCAACAAAATGGTAGACATGCAGTTGTCTAACGAAAAACTGGTAAAACGCGGTATCAAAATGATCATGGAAGAACTTGGAATTGAATATGATTTAGCCGAAGAATTACTGCAAAAACACAAAAGCGTAAGAGCTGTTTTATTGGCTCAAAGCAAAAATCAGGAAAACTAG
- a CDS encoding sodium:solute symporter, translating to MTPSTILLLIIIYFGTLFYISHRVSRKDGGNDAFFTANKNSKWYLVAFGMIGTALSGVTFISVPGEVGAPSGEQFKYFQFVLGNAIGFIVITKLLLPLYYRMNLTSIYGYIEQRMGFYSYKTAASIFLISRTVSSAFRLYLVVIVLQRFVFDFYHIPFAFTVLISLLLIFSYTYRGGLKTIIITDTLQTFFLVTSVFLTIYFICDRMDLSAIGAFEEVKNSNYSKIFFFDDFLGSKFHFVKQILGGMFVTIAMTGLDQDLMQKNLSCKNIGEAQKNMFTFTGIFVVINIFFLSVGALLYIYANKNGIAIPTDLLTGKPRTDLLFPEIALNHLATIPAIVFLLGIIAATFATTDSALTALTTSFCVDFLGMDKAENSKKNTVRTRHLVHISFSALIFFVILIFNSINDSSVVGMIFKVASYTYGPLLGLYAFGLFQKSRHVKDKFVPVICLLSPFFTYLINENSAALFAGYVFDNELIVLNGLITYLGLYLTSSRSTEKISF from the coding sequence ATGACACCAAGTACCATCCTCCTTCTCATCATCATTTATTTCGGAACATTATTCTACATCTCACATCGGGTGAGTAGAAAAGACGGCGGAAATGATGCTTTTTTTACCGCCAATAAAAACTCAAAATGGTATCTGGTTGCTTTTGGGATGATAGGAACGGCACTTTCAGGAGTAACGTTTATATCTGTTCCGGGAGAAGTGGGTGCACCAAGTGGCGAACAATTCAAGTATTTTCAGTTTGTTTTGGGTAATGCAATAGGTTTTATAGTAATTACAAAATTATTATTGCCGTTGTATTATCGAATGAATTTAACTTCGATTTATGGCTATATAGAGCAAAGAATGGGCTTTTACAGCTATAAAACCGCAGCGTCTATTTTCCTGATCAGCAGAACGGTAAGCTCGGCGTTCAGGCTTTATTTGGTTGTGATTGTGTTACAGCGTTTTGTATTCGATTTTTATCACATTCCGTTTGCTTTTACAGTCCTGATTTCACTATTGCTAATTTTTTCTTATACCTACAGAGGCGGGTTAAAAACGATTATTATAACCGATACTTTACAAACGTTTTTCCTGGTAACTTCTGTTTTTCTTACCATTTATTTCATCTGCGATCGTATGGATTTAAGTGCGATTGGCGCTTTCGAAGAAGTAAAAAATAGTAATTATTCTAAAATATTTTTCTTTGATGATTTTCTGGGAAGTAAATTCCATTTTGTCAAACAAATATTAGGCGGAATGTTTGTAACCATTGCCATGACAGGATTGGATCAGGATTTAATGCAAAAAAACCTGAGCTGTAAAAACATTGGCGAAGCACAAAAAAACATGTTTACTTTTACAGGAATCTTTGTTGTCATCAACATTTTCTTTTTGAGTGTTGGCGCTTTACTTTATATCTATGCCAACAAAAACGGCATCGCAATCCCAACAGATTTACTGACCGGCAAACCAAGAACCGATTTACTTTTTCCGGAAATTGCCCTGAATCATTTGGCTACAATTCCTGCCATCGTATTTTTATTAGGAATCATTGCAGCAACATTTGCTACAACAGATTCAGCCTTAACAGCTTTAACAACTTCTTTTTGCGTTGATTTTCTGGGAATGGACAAAGCCGAAAACAGCAAGAAAAATACCGTTAGAACAAGACATTTGGTTCACATTAGTTTCTCGGCATTGATTTTCTTTGTGATCCTTATTTTCAACTCAATCAACGATAGTTCAGTAGTGGGTATGATATTCAAAGTGGCGTCTTATACTTATGGCCCATTATTAGGATTATATGCTTTTGGATTGTTCCAGAAATCAAGACATGTAAAAGATAAATTTGTTCCTGTAATTTGCTTATTATCGCCTTTCTTTACCTATTTAATAAATGAAAATTCAGCAGCATTATTTGCAGGATATGTTTTTGATAATGAATTAATCGTACTAAACGGATTGATAACGTATTTAGGACTATACCTTACAAGTTCCCGCAGTACAGAAAAAATAAGTTTTTAA
- a CDS encoding glycoside hydrolase family 3 N-terminal domain-containing protein has translation MKDYIIKISLCASFLFLITNCGVSKKDTTIKDLKTDPVTKDTVVYTAPKTSEKKTFFKDSDKETAWVDSIYSKMSLREKVGQLFMISAYSNKDSVHVNEVNKLVQDYKVGGVIFFQGGPVRQAKLTNLYQSKAKVPLFVGIDAEWGLAMRLDSTYRYPWNMTLGAIQDLNLIEKVGRNMANENKRIGIHFNFAPVLDINTNPKNPIIGNRSFGEDKVNVSEKAIALMKGVQSQGVFSTGKHFPGHGDTATDSHHALPLVNFSKERLEQIELYPYKRIFDEGLVSVMVGHLNIPSLEPIPNLPSSASYNVVTNLLQKELGFEGLIFTDGLAMKGASNFKGPGDLEIAVILAGNDVLLCPENVPVAMQKLEAAYNENVITEERLAHSVKKILHYKFKAGLNHYKPIDMANIYTDLNPSQNDALHYQLYENAVTVLKNEKEILPIKELDQKIAYVKLGDDTNSTFVSTLKKYTEIIEVKDTNLDSLNKELRKFDKVIISFHKVNKPWEKQEFTLTEMLWLKEIAKHNDVILDIFAKPYSLLSISDFDDIEGLVVSYQNSDISQVVSAELLFGAISAKGKLPVSINNFFKVNDGLTTEKLNRLAFTAPENVNMNPAILSKIDAVAQKAIDGKMAPGMQVLVARKGSVIFQKSYGNQTYENGKKVTNTDLYDVASISKMISTLPNVMQLYDKEKVNLDTKLKDMVPFFAKTNKENIIFKDLLTHYAGLQAWIPFYKATLDSNNNPSEKYYRKIAETGFTTKVADNLYIRNDYHDTIMKIIADSPVSLKKEYKYSDFTFIILKEYLERKTHKKLEDLSKQNFYSTLGMNNTLYNPLDKFDKSNIAPTEIDTYFRHQVIQGYVHDMAAAMEGGVAGHAGIFSNAMDVAKMMQLYLQKGNYGNKEYFSPQTFDAFNTCYYANQGVQRGLGFDKRIGKDGPTCACVSPSSFGHTGFTGNIAWVDPETEIVYVFLSNRTYPGTNGDENKLAKGKIREEIQQIIQEAIIK, from the coding sequence ATGAAAGATTACATCATAAAAATCAGCCTTTGTGCTTCATTTTTATTTTTAATCACCAATTGTGGCGTTTCTAAAAAAGACACTACAATTAAAGATTTAAAAACAGATCCTGTTACCAAAGATACAGTCGTTTATACGGCTCCAAAAACATCTGAGAAAAAGACTTTTTTCAAAGATTCAGATAAAGAAACTGCCTGGGTCGACAGCATATACAGCAAAATGTCACTTCGCGAAAAAGTAGGTCAATTGTTTATGATTTCGGCTTATTCTAATAAAGATTCTGTACACGTAAATGAAGTCAATAAACTGGTTCAGGATTATAAAGTAGGCGGAGTAATCTTTTTTCAGGGCGGACCGGTTCGTCAGGCGAAATTGACCAATTTGTACCAATCGAAAGCAAAAGTGCCTTTGTTCGTAGGAATTGATGCCGAATGGGGATTGGCAATGCGATTGGATTCTACTTACAGATATCCGTGGAATATGACTTTGGGCGCGATTCAGGATTTGAATTTAATTGAGAAAGTGGGCCGAAATATGGCCAACGAAAACAAACGAATCGGAATCCATTTTAATTTTGCGCCGGTTTTAGATATTAATACCAATCCTAAAAATCCAATTATCGGGAATCGTTCTTTTGGCGAAGACAAAGTCAATGTAAGCGAAAAAGCGATTGCTTTAATGAAAGGAGTTCAAAGTCAGGGCGTTTTTAGTACCGGAAAACATTTTCCCGGACACGGAGATACCGCAACAGATTCGCATCATGCTTTGCCATTAGTTAATTTTTCGAAAGAAAGACTGGAGCAAATCGAATTGTATCCGTACAAAAGAATATTCGATGAAGGTTTAGTATCGGTGATGGTTGGGCATCTTAATATTCCGAGTTTAGAACCAATTCCAAATTTACCTTCTTCGGCTTCTTATAATGTGGTTACGAACCTGCTTCAAAAAGAATTAGGTTTCGAAGGTTTGATTTTTACCGATGGTTTAGCCATGAAAGGCGCCAGTAATTTTAAAGGTCCCGGAGATCTAGAAATTGCGGTAATTCTTGCCGGAAATGATGTTTTACTTTGTCCGGAAAATGTTCCCGTAGCGATGCAAAAACTGGAAGCAGCTTATAATGAAAATGTGATTACCGAGGAACGACTCGCACATTCAGTAAAAAAAATATTGCATTATAAATTCAAAGCAGGATTAAATCATTACAAGCCTATTGATATGGCTAATATTTATACTGATCTTAATCCGTCACAAAATGATGCGCTGCATTATCAATTGTATGAAAACGCGGTTACTGTTTTAAAAAATGAAAAGGAAATATTGCCTATAAAAGAACTCGATCAGAAAATTGCGTACGTAAAATTAGGCGATGATACGAACAGTACTTTTGTTTCTACATTAAAAAAATATACCGAAATAATAGAAGTTAAAGACACCAATCTTGACAGCCTGAATAAGGAATTGAGAAAATTTGACAAGGTGATTATCAGCTTTCATAAAGTAAATAAACCTTGGGAAAAACAAGAATTTACATTAACCGAAATGCTTTGGCTAAAAGAAATTGCGAAACACAACGACGTAATTCTCGACATCTTTGCCAAACCTTATTCGCTATTATCCATTTCCGATTTTGATGATATTGAAGGTTTAGTGGTTTCTTACCAAAATTCAGATATCAGTCAGGTAGTTTCGGCCGAATTACTTTTTGGTGCTATTTCAGCCAAAGGAAAACTGCCGGTATCCATCAATAATTTTTTCAAAGTAAATGACGGATTAACGACAGAAAAATTAAATCGCCTCGCTTTTACCGCTCCGGAAAACGTGAATATGAATCCCGCCATTCTATCAAAAATAGATGCTGTGGCACAAAAAGCAATTGATGGAAAAATGGCGCCTGGAATGCAGGTTTTGGTGGCCAGAAAAGGAAGTGTAATCTTTCAGAAATCATACGGAAATCAAACTTATGAGAACGGGAAAAAAGTAACCAACACCGATTTATATGATGTCGCTTCGATTTCGAAAATGATATCTACATTGCCCAACGTGATGCAATTATACGATAAAGAAAAAGTAAATCTCGATACCAAATTGAAAGATATGGTGCCGTTTTTTGCCAAAACAAACAAAGAAAACATCATTTTCAAGGATTTATTAACTCATTATGCCGGACTACAGGCCTGGATTCCGTTTTACAAAGCAACTTTAGACAGCAATAATAATCCTTCTGAAAAATACTATCGAAAAATAGCCGAAACTGGTTTTACCACAAAAGTGGCAGACAACCTTTATATTCGAAATGATTATCACGATACGATCATGAAAATCATTGCCGATAGTCCGGTATCCCTTAAAAAAGAATATAAATACAGCGACTTTACTTTTATCATTTTAAAAGAATATCTGGAAAGAAAAACACATAAAAAACTGGAAGATCTGAGCAAACAGAATTTTTACAGCACACTCGGAATGAACAATACGCTTTACAATCCGTTAGACAAATTCGATAAAAGCAACATTGCCCCTACCGAAATTGATACGTATTTCAGACATCAGGTTATTCAGGGTTATGTACACGATATGGCCGCAGCAATGGAAGGCGGAGTTGCCGGTCACGCAGGAATTTTTTCGAACGCTATGGATGTTGCCAAAATGATGCAGTTGTATTTGCAAAAAGGAAACTACGGTAATAAAGAATATTTCTCTCCACAAACATTTGACGCTTTCAATACTTGTTATTATGCCAATCAGGGCGTTCAGAGAGGTTTAGGTTTTGATAAAAGAATCGGTAAAGATGGTCCAACCTGCGCTTGCGTATCTCCATCAAGTTTTGGTCACACAGGATTTACAGGAAACATTGCCTGGGTTGATCCTGAAACAGAAATTGTTTATGTATTTTTATCCAACAGAACCTATCCCGGAACGAATGGAGATGAGAATAAATTAGCCAAAGGAAAAATTAGAGAAGAAATTCAGCAAATTATTCAGGAAGCTATTATAAAATAA
- a CDS encoding anhydro-N-acetylmuramic acid kinase, protein MNANLESLYKIAQKPSRTIIGLMSGTSLDGLDVALCEISGSGENTEVQLIQFDTVDYSEEVKSEIRNVFAKPTIDFQNLVLLNEWIGILHANIILDRLNHWKIPAEKIDLVASHGQTVFHAPKILHQQEKFPNGTLQIGDGDHIAVKTGIITISDFRQKHLAAGGEGAPLAVYGDYFLFSKKDENRIMLNMGGIANFTYLSSSHNPEEVFVTDTGTGNTLIDAFTRLYFPEKSYDKDAEIAKKGNVNATLLKALKEDEFFAKPFPKTTGPELFSIDYVRKAQTQSNTQNITIEDLLATLTRFSAETIAEAIHSAINNTTYSPENFTIYMSGGGAHNPLLVGWLKELLPCTFENTDVLGISGDAKEAILFAILANETVSGGTSDFGPRKRIPSVSMGKISFPN, encoded by the coding sequence ATGAATGCAAATCTGGAATCACTCTATAAAATTGCCCAAAAACCATCACGAACTATTATCGGATTAATGTCTGGTACTTCATTGGATGGTTTGGATGTGGCTTTATGCGAAATTTCAGGTTCCGGTGAAAATACCGAAGTTCAATTGATTCAATTTGACACCGTTGATTATTCTGAAGAAGTAAAATCAGAGATCCGCAATGTATTTGCGAAACCCACTATTGATTTTCAGAATTTGGTTTTATTGAATGAATGGATCGGGATTCTTCATGCTAATATTATTCTGGATCGTTTGAACCATTGGAAAATTCCGGCTGAAAAAATTGATCTGGTAGCCTCACACGGACAAACTGTTTTTCATGCTCCGAAGATTTTGCATCAGCAGGAAAAATTTCCAAACGGTACTTTGCAAATTGGAGACGGAGATCATATTGCCGTAAAAACCGGCATTATAACCATTTCTGATTTTAGGCAAAAACATCTTGCAGCAGGTGGTGAAGGAGCGCCATTGGCCGTTTACGGAGATTATTTTTTATTTAGCAAAAAAGATGAAAACCGTATTATGCTCAATATGGGCGGTATCGCTAATTTTACGTATTTATCATCAAGCCATAATCCCGAAGAAGTTTTTGTGACCGATACAGGAACAGGAAATACCTTAATTGATGCTTTTACCCGACTTTATTTTCCTGAAAAATCGTATGATAAAGATGCCGAAATTGCGAAAAAAGGCAATGTAAATGCAACTCTTTTAAAAGCTTTAAAAGAAGATGAATTCTTTGCTAAACCTTTCCCTAAAACTACAGGTCCGGAACTTTTTAGTATTGACTATGTTCGAAAAGCGCAAACCCAAAGCAATACCCAAAATATTACTATCGAAGATTTACTCGCCACCTTAACCCGATTCAGCGCTGAAACAATCGCCGAAGCCATACATTCGGCCATAAATAATACAACGTATTCTCCCGAAAATTTCACTATATATATGTCAGGCGGAGGCGCGCATAATCCATTATTAGTGGGTTGGCTAAAAGAATTATTGCCTTGTACTTTTGAAAATACTGATGTTTTAGGAATTTCCGGCGATGCAAAAGAAGCCATATTATTTGCCATTTTAGCCAATGAAACCGTTTCCGGAGGCACTTCTGATTTTGGACCGAGAAAAAGGATTCCGTCAGTATCGATGGGAAAAATTTCTTTTCCGAATTAA
- a CDS encoding acyltransferase family protein translates to MTKERLISLDVFRGFTILLMTIVNNPGSWAFIYPPLEHAEWHGCTPTDLVFPFFVFIMGTAIPFAMPVKHFDSAVFNKIIVRSLRIFCLGFFLAFFSRFELFGLEGIPLLILRLLITFAVAYALLGNFTLKVKTYLAVGIFAILISFAYSGIEAFEDVRIPGVLQRIGIVYFFTSILYLKTNLKTQLVVAASILLIYWILMAFVPVPGFGPANFDKGTNLAAWLDNLLLNGHLWASSKTWDPEGILSTLPAIGTGIMGMFIGQILNLQIAKIEIVKKLAIAGVSLLILGLLWNTFFPINKSLWTSSYVLYTAGIATICLTILYYIIDVANYTKWTKLFLIWGVNPMIVFFFSGIIPRALSAIKVQSPEITSEEISLQTSIYKYGITTWFENPLNASLAYALIYAVFWSCILWVFYKKKLIFKV, encoded by the coding sequence ATGACAAAAGAACGTTTAATTTCACTAGATGTATTTAGAGGATTTACCATTTTATTGATGACCATTGTCAATAATCCGGGAAGCTGGGCCTTTATTTATCCGCCTTTAGAACATGCAGAATGGCATGGCTGTACTCCTACCGATTTAGTATTTCCTTTTTTTGTTTTTATAATGGGAACTGCGATTCCGTTTGCAATGCCGGTAAAACATTTTGATTCGGCTGTTTTTAATAAAATTATAGTTCGTTCGTTACGAATCTTCTGTTTAGGATTTTTTCTCGCTTTTTTCAGCCGATTCGAATTATTTGGTTTAGAAGGAATTCCGTTATTAATCCTAAGATTACTAATCACTTTTGCAGTAGCTTATGCCCTTTTAGGCAACTTTACTTTAAAAGTTAAAACCTATCTCGCAGTAGGGATTTTTGCCATACTAATATCCTTTGCCTACAGCGGAATCGAAGCTTTTGAAGACGTAAGAATTCCTGGAGTGCTGCAACGAATAGGAATTGTATATTTCTTTACTTCTATTTTATATTTAAAAACAAACCTAAAAACACAACTTGTAGTTGCCGCTTCGATTTTATTGATTTACTGGATTTTGATGGCTTTTGTTCCGGTTCCGGGATTTGGCCCTGCCAATTTCGACAAAGGAACTAATCTGGCTGCGTGGTTAGACAATTTACTTTTAAACGGACATTTATGGGCTTCTAGTAAAACCTGGGATCCTGAAGGAATCCTGAGCACTTTGCCAGCCATTGGTACAGGAATCATGGGAATGTTTATTGGGCAGATATTAAACCTGCAAATCGCCAAAATCGAAATTGTAAAAAAATTAGCCATCGCCGGAGTTTCTTTATTGATTCTGGGTCTACTCTGGAATACCTTTTTCCCAATAAACAAATCGCTTTGGACAAGTTCGTATGTTTTATACACGGCTGGAATCGCCACAATATGTTTGACGATATTATACTACATAATAGATGTTGCAAACTATACAAAATGGACAAAACTGTTTTTGATCTGGGGCGTAAATCCTATGATTGTATTTTTCTTTTCAGGAATAATCCCGAGAGCGTTGAGTGCTATTAAGGTTCAAAGTCCGGAAATAACGTCAGAAGAAATCAGTCTTCAAACTTCGATTTACAAATACGGAATTACAACCTGGTTCGAAAATCCATTGAATGCGTCGTTGGCTTATGCACTTATATATGCTGTTTTTTGGTCATGTATCTTATGGGTTTTCTATAAAAAGAAATTAATTTTTAAAGTGTAA
- a CDS encoding SRPBCC family protein, with protein sequence MKMEKIEHINYIKSPIAEVYKTLTTQEGLGAVWTTELIVKPEVGFINEFDFGDNDSTKMKVVELYTNKRILWECTDSDPEWIGTKISFDLTEKDGVTSVVLKHFDWRELTEFYQWCNYNWAMFLLSLKSYCEDGEGTPYQKRKF encoded by the coding sequence ATGAAAATGGAAAAAATCGAGCACATCAATTACATCAAATCACCTATTGCTGAGGTTTACAAAACACTTACTACGCAAGAAGGACTTGGCGCGGTATGGACCACAGAATTAATCGTTAAACCGGAAGTTGGTTTTATCAATGAGTTTGATTTTGGAGATAATGATTCAACAAAAATGAAGGTAGTAGAGTTGTATACAAACAAAAGGATCTTATGGGAATGTACGGATTCTGACCCGGAATGGATTGGTACAAAAATTTCATTTGACCTGACAGAAAAAGACGGAGTAACGTCAGTTGTTCTAAAGCATTTTGATTGGCGTGAGTTAACCGAGTTTTACCAATGGTGCAATTACAATTGGGCGATGTTTCTGTTAAGTCTTAAAAGTTATTGCGAAGATGGGGAAGGAACGCCATATCAAAAGAGAAAGTTTTAG
- a CDS encoding aldehyde dehydrogenase family protein — protein MKMTAEITSPYDQSFIKELPLISKNEIDHILNTAQNLFNDQSKWIPAYKRIEILEKTASIMNDRIEELLVTAISEGGKPYQDSKAEVLRAIKGVKLAAEHISQIKGEQIPMGLTEASLNRIAFTSKEPIGIVAAVSAFNHPLNLAVHQIVTAIAAGCPVIFKPATATPLSSFALGNILKEAGLPEGWLQIILCDNEAAELLVTDPRINFFSFIGSAKVGWSLKSKLSPGTRCALEHGGAAPVIVESDADFTEMIPALVKGGFYHAGQVCVSVQRVYVNQEISERFIEEFAAATNKLITGNPLDQKTDVGPLITPKEVDRVEEWVNEAIEKGAQLITGGKRISDTFFEPTVLVNPSEDSKVSTTEIFGPVVCIYSFTDRDEAIKRANALDVHFQAAVFTKNVDIALDTVKKLNATAVMVNDHTAFRVDWMPFGGRDSSGIGMGGISYAINEMTREKLTVFKSKFL, from the coding sequence ATGAAAATGACTGCAGAAATCACCTCTCCATACGATCAAAGTTTTATTAAAGAATTACCCTTGATTAGTAAAAATGAGATTGACCACATACTTAATACCGCTCAAAACTTATTTAACGATCAATCGAAGTGGATTCCGGCTTATAAAAGAATCGAAATATTAGAAAAAACAGCTTCGATTATGAATGACAGAATCGAGGAATTATTAGTCACTGCCATAAGCGAAGGCGGAAAACCTTATCAGGATTCTAAAGCTGAGGTACTTCGTGCAATAAAAGGTGTAAAATTGGCAGCAGAACACATTTCTCAAATAAAAGGAGAACAAATACCAATGGGACTTACAGAGGCTTCTTTAAACAGAATTGCTTTTACCTCAAAAGAACCTATAGGAATTGTGGCCGCCGTTAGTGCTTTTAACCACCCGTTAAATTTAGCAGTTCACCAAATCGTTACGGCCATTGCAGCCGGCTGTCCCGTAATTTTTAAACCCGCAACAGCGACTCCGTTGTCGAGTTTTGCTCTTGGCAATATTTTAAAAGAAGCAGGATTACCAGAAGGCTGGCTTCAAATAATTTTATGCGACAACGAAGCTGCCGAATTATTGGTCACAGATCCAAGAATTAATTTTTTCTCTTTTATTGGTTCGGCAAAAGTGGGATGGTCCTTAAAAAGTAAATTATCTCCGGGAACAAGATGTGCTTTAGAACATGGCGGAGCTGCTCCGGTTATTGTTGAAAGTGATGCTGATTTTACCGAAATGATTCCTGCTCTCGTAAAAGGAGGTTTTTATCATGCCGGACAAGTTTGCGTTTCGGTTCAGCGAGTTTATGTCAATCAGGAGATTTCTGAGCGTTTTATTGAAGAGTTTGCAGCTGCCACCAATAAACTAATTACAGGAAATCCGTTAGATCAAAAAACAGATGTTGGTCCGCTTATTACACCTAAAGAAGTCGATCGTGTCGAAGAATGGGTGAATGAAGCGATTGAAAAAGGAGCTCAATTAATAACCGGCGGAAAAAGAATTTCCGACACTTTCTTTGAGCCTACAGTTTTGGTTAATCCGTCAGAAGATTCGAAAGTTTCGACTACCGAAATTTTTGGACCCGTTGTATGTATTTATTCTTTTACAGACCGAGATGAAGCGATCAAAAGAGCCAATGCACTTGATGTTCATTTTCAGGCGGCGGTTTTTACAAAAAATGTTGATATCGCTTTAGATACCGTTAAAAAATTGAATGCTACTGCCGTTATGGTTAACGATCATACGGCATTTAGAGTCGATTGGATGCCATTTGGAGGAAGAGATTCTTCAGGTATTGGCATGGGCGGAATTTCATATGCCATAAACGAAATGACGAGAGAAAAACTAACCGTTTTTAAAAGTAAATTTCTATAA